In the genome of Croceimicrobium hydrocarbonivorans, one region contains:
- the odhB gene encoding 2-oxoglutarate dehydrogenase complex dihydrolipoyllysine-residue succinyltransferase has translation MSVEVKVPSPGESVSEVEIASWLVADGDYVEKDQEIAEIDSDKATLALPAEESGVIKLIAEEGEAVEVGQVIATIDTDAAAPEGGSSAPKAESKAEEKKEEAPAPKAEAKEESKQSYATGSASPAAKKIIDEKGLDPSQITGTGRDGRITKDDAIKAEASMGTPSNAARPSSTSRMSSLRRKLAQRLVSVKNETAMLTTFNEVNMQPIFDLRKQYKEDFKEKHGVGLGFMSFFTLAVTRALKEFPQVNSMIDGDNLVSFDYADISIAVSGPKGLMVPVLRNAELMSFAGVEKDIKRLATKVRDGKITVDEMTGGTFTITNGGVFGSMLSTPIINPPQSAILGMHNIVERPVAENGQVVIRPVMYVALSYDHRIIDGRESVGFLVAVKEALENPAELLMNNDPKKALEL, from the coding sequence ATGAGTGTAGAAGTTAAAGTTCCTTCACCCGGAGAATCGGTTTCCGAAGTAGAGATTGCCAGTTGGTTGGTGGCCGATGGCGATTATGTTGAAAAAGATCAGGAGATCGCCGAGATCGATTCTGACAAAGCTACCCTGGCTTTACCCGCCGAAGAAAGCGGCGTAATCAAGCTAATTGCTGAGGAAGGTGAAGCGGTAGAAGTAGGTCAGGTGATTGCAACAATTGACACCGATGCCGCCGCTCCAGAAGGTGGTAGCAGTGCTCCTAAAGCAGAAAGCAAAGCTGAAGAGAAAAAAGAAGAGGCCCCTGCTCCCAAGGCTGAGGCTAAAGAAGAAAGCAAGCAAAGCTATGCTACTGGTTCTGCTTCTCCTGCAGCGAAAAAGATTATTGACGAAAAAGGATTAGATCCCAGTCAGATTACCGGTACCGGTCGTGATGGCCGCATTACCAAGGACGATGCTATTAAAGCAGAGGCCAGCATGGGAACTCCAAGCAATGCCGCTCGTCCTAGCAGCACTTCTCGTATGAGCAGTCTGCGTCGTAAATTGGCTCAGCGTCTGGTTAGCGTTAAGAACGAAACAGCGATGCTTACCACCTTTAATGAGGTGAATATGCAGCCAATTTTCGATCTGCGTAAACAGTATAAAGAAGACTTCAAAGAAAAGCATGGAGTAGGTCTTGGCTTTATGAGCTTCTTCACCTTAGCGGTAACTCGTGCTTTGAAAGAATTCCCACAGGTAAACAGTATGATCGATGGCGACAATTTAGTGAGCTTCGATTATGCCGATATCAGCATCGCGGTAAGCGGACCCAAAGGTTTGATGGTTCCTGTACTGCGCAATGCCGAATTAATGAGCTTTGCGGGTGTTGAAAAAGACATCAAGCGCTTAGCTACTAAGGTTCGCGATGGTAAGATTACCGTTGATGAGATGACCGGTGGTACCTTTACCATTACCAATGGTGGCGTATTTGGCTCTATGTTGTCTACCCCAATCATTAACCCTCCTCAGAGCGCTATTTTAGGCATGCACAACATCGTTGAGCGTCCGGTAGCAGAAAATGGTCAGGTAGTGATTCGCCCGGTGATGTACGTAGCTCTAAGTTATGATCACCGTATTATCGACGGACGTGAGTCGGTAGGCTTCCTAGTAGCGGTGAAAGAAGCTTTGGAAAACCCAGCCGAATTATTGATGAACAATGATCCTAAAAAAGCCTTAGAGCTTTAA
- a CDS encoding ExbD/TolR family protein, which yields MSKRASAEINAGSMADIAFLLLIFFLVTTTMDVDAGITRKLPPIQDEPLPNSSIIHQRNIFTVLVNAQDKLMVEGELMALEDLRKATRDFLNNNGDGTCEYCLNAKQSLSSSDNPQKAVVSLQNDRGTSYKLYIAVQNELAAAYNELREEMAQNRFAKPLKELSVAAQEEIKLAWPQKISEAEPVNL from the coding sequence ATGTCGAAACGTGCTTCTGCTGAGATCAATGCCGGTTCAATGGCCGATATTGCCTTTCTCCTTCTCATTTTCTTTTTGGTAACCACCACCATGGATGTGGACGCTGGTATCACTCGAAAGCTACCGCCCATTCAGGATGAACCCTTGCCGAATTCCAGTATCATTCACCAAAGGAACATCTTTACGGTTTTAGTAAATGCTCAAGATAAACTGATGGTCGAAGGGGAGCTGATGGCCCTAGAAGACCTGCGTAAGGCTACTCGGGACTTCTTGAATAATAATGGCGATGGGACTTGTGAGTATTGTTTGAATGCCAAACAAAGTCTTAGCTCCTCAGATAATCCCCAAAAGGCGGTGGTGTCTTTACAAAATGATCGCGGGACCAGCTATAAGCTTTATATCGCGGTGCAAAATGAATTGGCTGCGGCCTACAATGAATTGCGGGAAGAAATGGCGCAGAATCGTTTTGCTAAGCCCTTAAAAGAGCTTTCGGTTGCCGCCCAAGAAGAGATTAAATTGGCTTGGCCGCAAAAGATCTCTGAGGCAGAACCGGTGAATCTTTAA
- a CDS encoding ExbD/TolR family protein encodes MSKFKKKSGGGTPAISTASLPDIVFMLLFFFMVTTVMREVTLKVKNEKPFATEIKKLERKSLVTYLYVGKPKAAYAPQLGTEPVLQLDDAIARVGEIQPFVIAAREEINEAERPLMTVSIKADEDVKMGFITDIKQELRRANSLKINYSTRKGEVFEDRRK; translated from the coding sequence ATGTCAAAGTTTAAGAAAAAATCAGGAGGCGGTACTCCCGCGATTTCTACGGCTTCTCTTCCGGATATCGTATTTATGCTGCTGTTCTTCTTTATGGTAACTACCGTTATGCGGGAAGTAACCTTAAAGGTGAAGAACGAAAAGCCATTTGCGACCGAGATTAAGAAGTTGGAGCGTAAATCTTTGGTTACCTACCTTTATGTAGGTAAACCTAAAGCTGCTTATGCTCCCCAATTGGGAACAGAGCCTGTCCTGCAATTAGACGATGCGATCGCTCGTGTTGGTGAAATACAACCTTTTGTTATTGCCGCCCGCGAGGAGATTAACGAAGCTGAAAGACCCTTGATGACGGTTTCCATTAAAGCGGATGAAGACGTGAAAATGGGATTCATTACCGATATCAAACAGGAATTGCGAAGAGCAAATTCCTTGAAAATAAACTACTCTACCCGTAAGGGAGAGGTTTTCGAAGACAGACGTAAATAG
- a CDS encoding ExbD/TolR family protein produces the protein MAKRALPEINAGSMADIAFLLLIFFLVTTTMDVDSGINRKLPPWDEEQLQDPPPIKKKNIFTVLVNSRNQLLVEDEYMELEDLREAAKRFLNNNGDGKCDYCTGALRSPTSSDNPGKAIISLQNDRGTSYKMYISVQNELAAAYNELREELAQRRYGKSFDDLDEAAQKEISDAYPQKISEAEPVSLG, from the coding sequence ATGGCAAAGCGTGCATTACCCGAAATTAATGCCGGCTCGATGGCAGACATTGCCTTCTTGCTGTTGATCTTCTTCCTCGTGACCACTACCATGGACGTGGATTCAGGGATCAATCGTAAGCTTCCGCCATGGGATGAAGAACAATTGCAAGATCCTCCCCCCATTAAAAAGAAGAATATCTTCACCGTTCTGGTAAACTCCCGCAACCAATTATTGGTGGAGGATGAGTACATGGAACTCGAAGACCTTCGTGAGGCAGCTAAACGCTTCCTTAATAATAATGGCGACGGAAAATGTGATTACTGTACCGGAGCCCTGAGAAGTCCAACTTCCTCAGATAATCCTGGTAAAGCAATTATTTCTCTGCAAAACGACCGTGGTACTTCGTACAAGATGTATATCTCTGTACAGAACGAACTGGCGGCTGCCTATAATGAGCTTCGGGAAGAATTAGCTCAACGTAGATACGGTAAATCATTTGATGATCTTGATGAGGCTGCTCAGAAAGAAATCAGCGATGCCTATCCACAAAAGATCTCCGAAGCAGAACCGGTAAGTTTAGGTTAA
- a CDS encoding MotA/TolQ/ExbB proton channel family protein, whose translation MKRALSILAVLAIMFGTTNLMAQEEGNAAAAAEETSTDTIQQDMDTTAMAAAEEAPAQEEAAPATTEEETAVEEDMSFHQVLKEKFIEGGPEFMGIVLITLILGLAICIERILYLNMATPNAKKLLAEIENALQSGGVEAAKEVCRNTRGPVASIFYQGLERSGEGIEMVEKSIVSYGSVQMGLLERNVSWISLFIALAPMLGFMGTVIGMIDAFDAIEAAGDISPSLVAGGIKVALLTTVFGLIVAIILQIFYNYIIAKIDSIVNTMEDASISLVDMLVRFENK comes from the coding sequence ATGAAAAGAGCACTCTCTATTTTGGCTGTATTAGCCATTATGTTTGGAACCACCAATTTGATGGCCCAAGAGGAAGGCAATGCAGCAGCTGCGGCTGAGGAAACTTCCACCGACACTATTCAACAGGATATGGACACCACAGCAATGGCAGCTGCAGAAGAAGCTCCTGCTCAAGAAGAAGCCGCTCCTGCGACTACCGAAGAAGAAACTGCGGTTGAAGAGGATATGTCTTTCCACCAAGTATTGAAAGAAAAATTCATCGAAGGTGGTCCTGAATTCATGGGTATCGTATTAATTACCCTGATCTTAGGTTTGGCCATCTGTATCGAGCGTATCCTTTACCTCAATATGGCTACTCCAAACGCCAAGAAATTATTAGCTGAAATCGAAAATGCCCTGCAAAGCGGTGGTGTTGAGGCAGCTAAAGAAGTTTGTCGTAACACTCGCGGTCCTGTGGCCAGCATCTTCTACCAAGGCTTAGAGCGCAGTGGCGAAGGTATCGAGATGGTTGAAAAATCTATCGTTTCCTACGGTTCTGTACAAATGGGTCTTTTAGAGCGTAACGTATCTTGGATCTCTCTTTTCATTGCCTTGGCTCCTATGCTTGGGTTTATGGGTACTGTAATCGGTATGATCGACGCCTTCGACGCGATTGAAGCAGCGGGAGATATTTCTCCATCACTGGTAGCAGGGGGTATTAAAGTAGCCCTTTTGACCACTGTATTCGGTTTGATCGTAGCGATTATCTTACAGATTTTCTACAACTATATCATTGCGAAAATTGACTCTATCGTGAACACCATGGAAGATGCTTCTATCTCTTTGGTTGACATGTTAGTTCGTTTCGAAAACAAATAA